TAGCCGCCCTGGCCTTCGTGATAGGCCAGATACAGATGTTCAGGGTTATGCAGTGAGACACCGGCGATACGGTGGGTGCGGGCGTTGTACCAGCCGATGAAGTCGGTGGCATCATCAAAGTCGCTGCGCCCGGAAAACAGACTGCCGGCATCCTCCTGATATTCGTCCCAGACCGGGTCCTGGGCCTGCGCATAGCCGTAGGCGGAGGAAGGGCGCTTCCAGGGGATAAAGCCCAGCAGCCTGGTTCGCGGTGGCCGAATGGTGGCGCGGAACGATGATTCGCGCTGGATAAAGGACATCTGGGTCGCTATCGGCGTACCCCACTTGTCCTGCGAGGCTCGCGCAGCGTCGTACCAATCAGGTTGTTCGCGGAATATCTCGCAGATGTTGTCCTGACGTTGTGGTGGGTTGGGAGTGACAAGAGCACAGCCACTGAACAGTAAGGTCACGCCGATGGCGACGGCCAACCTGAATCCATTTTGATACCACTTTTCCATCCAGCCCTCTCCCTCCAACCCTTTGCAACGATAACCGGCCATTGCCCTCATGCGATTGCGCCGGAGCGCCTCAGAGTAGCATAGGGTCCAGGCGCTCGGCGCGACCTGAATCAGTTTTAGATATTGCTTATATTTGATGTGTTCAGGCTGTCACTGTCATGGCTTCGTCATCTTTTGTGGTTAGCGTCCCCTTGGTTATGGAAGCGCTGGATAAATCGACGAACGTGCTCACGCGAAGCGTCGCGATTGAACCGTACAGGCTTTAGTCAGTGTTTCCTTCGAGCGAAGCGGCCGTAGACGCCGCTCATGACTAGCTGAAGAGGACCTTCTCCATGAGCAAGGCAATCGAAGATCATCGTCTGTTGAACCCCAGTAGCAATGAACCGTTCTCCACTGTGCTGGAGCGCCATGTATCGCGTCGCGCGGTCATGAAAGGAGGACTGGGGCTGGCTGCCATGGGGGCTCTCGGTGGCTTCGGTGTCTCGGCGCTGGCCAGCAGTCACGGTATGCAAAAGTCACCGCTGGCACTGGCATTTGAATCGATCGCCGGTTCGCGGACGGACGCCATTGTGGTACCTCCAGGCTATACCGCTCAGGTATTGATCCCCTGGGGTACTCCTCTCAACGACAGTGCGCCGGAGTGGTCCGAGGATCTGGCCATGACGCCAGAAATTCAGGCCAATAGCGTCGGTATGCACCATGATGGCATGCACGCCTTTCCGCTGGATGACGCGAGTGCTTCACGCCGCTTCATAATGGCGATGAACAACGAGTATATCGATGAAGACGCGCTGTGGGCGCCGCAGGGTGGCCCGACCAACATGGACGAGGGCAAGCGCCCGGCCGATGAGGCTCGCACTGAGATCAACGCCCACGGCATTACCCTCGTCGAGGTCGAGAAGAGCGATGCTGGCGTCTGGCAGCATGTTCGCAACTCGTCCTTCAACAAGCGTTACACCAGTGCCACACCGATGGAGCTGGCCGGACCGGTGGCCGGCAGCGACTATGTGGTAACTCGCTATTCGACCGATGGCACCATGGCGAGGGGCACCAACAACAATTGTGCCAACGGCTATACGCCTTGGGGTACCTACCTGACCTGTGAAGAGAACTGGCCGGATATCTTCATCAAGGATGAAGGTCGCGAGATTGACGACGACCGCCTGGGCATTCCCACTGGTCGCGGCCGCTATGGCTGGGAAACCGCCGCCGGTGACGAATCCGAAGTCGATGGCGAGTTTTCTCGTTTCAATGCTACACCGAGGGGTGCTTCGGCCAGCGAAGACTATCGTAATGAGCCGCGGACCTTCGGCTATATTGTCGAAATCGACCCCTACACCGGGGCTCGCGCCGTCAAACGCACCGCCCTTGGGCGCTTCCGTCACGAAGGCTGCTGGCCCGGCAAACTGGTTGAAGGAAAGCCAGTGGTGTTCTATTCCGGACACGACTCGCGCAACGAATACATCTACAAGTTCGTCTCGAAGGCGGTATGGAACCCTGCCGATGCTCCGGCAGATGGTGCCGAAGCAGATCGCTTGGCAATCGGCGCCAGGTACATGGACGAAGGCACGCTGTATGTCGCGCGTTTCGATGCCGACGGCAGTGGTCAATGGCTGGCGCTGACACCGGATGCCACTACCCCGGATGGCGGTACTCTGGCCGACGCTCTCGGACTGGCAGCGGACGACCATGCAGGCATCATCATCAATACCTGTGACGCTGCCGACATCATGGGTGCGACACCGATGGATCGGCCGGAGTGGGGCGTCGTGGACCCGGAAAGCGGCGAGGTGTACATGACGTTGACCAACAACACCGATCGCACCGAAGCGGATACCGATCCGGAGTTGAAGGGTGATGGCGACAGCATTGCCGCACCGGGCACCGGTTATGCCACGGCGCCGGCCAATGCACCGAACCCGCGTGCCGCCAATGAGGCAGGCCAGATCATTCGCTGGCGCGAGGGCAGTGACCCGAGCAGTTTCGAGTGGGAGGTGTTCGTGTTTGGTGCCGCGGCAAGCGATGCCGACAACTACTCTGGCCTGACCGAAAGCAACCAGTTCGCCAGCCCTGATGGCCTGTGCTTCGACCAACGCGAGGATGGCGGCATCCTGTGGATCGAGACCGATAACGGCTACGCTGGTGTTGCCGATCACACTAATGACCAGGTGCTGGCGGTAGTACCCGCAGCCTTACAGAGGGCCGAAGGTGCCGCAGCTGTGGTGTCCGGCGATAATCAGCAGCACCTCAAGCGCTTCTGCGTTGGTCCCAACGGTTGCGAGATCACCGGTATCTTCCCGACGGCCGACCGCACCGCTCTATTTATCAACGTCCAGCACCCGGGCAACTGGCCGGCTGGCGATGATGCCACTCAGGCAACGTCGGGTAACGTCCGTCCACGTGCCGCGACCGTGGTGATTCAGAAGCAGGACGGCGGCCAGATCGGTGTTTGATTGCCATTTGACTGGCGGTTGTGAAAGGAGCTAGCCTGGCGACGACCAGGCTAGCTCATCATTGCAATCACCGGCACTATTGCAATCATCGGCACTATCACAATCAATAACAGTCTCAAGCCTCGGCACTGATCATTGCCGAGGCTTTTCCATAATGGGAAAGTTGCTGTAGGAGAAGAAGGCGCAGCCGTGCATTTTTTCCTGAGAAAGAAAAATGGCAATAGATAAAATTACCGGCTTGAAGAAGCAGGGGGGAATGCGCAAGGAAATGAATTTCAGATAATCATTTCCGGGTATCGACGTCACTCTGGTGCCCTTGCGGCAGCTGTATCAATGGTGACACTGGTATCTCGTCTACGTGATGTCCGTGATAGCCAGCTAACGGTTCAAGACTGACAACTGGATTATTTCCCCTCCGATTTTGTGCCGAAACCTCCTTCTCTGTAGCTACAGGATGGGAGGTTGGGCTTTGAATGCAGCTGGTTATTGATCAGTCTGTGCTCATTTTTGCCTATCTGTTTCCGCTTGAACCCCGCCTCCAGGTGCGGTCGCAAGGCCGTGAATGAGGTATGTGATGTTTCAGATCCTGTCGTAAATGGAGAATATCCCCCGGACTGGCAGTCCTGCGCGGAGCGCCTTAGTCCCTTGCTGTCCGCCACACGCATTCGGTATCTTGTTGATGGAATCTTGACTCTATCGCAAAGGAGTGCCCTCGTGAAACACCCTGTCCTGGCTATTCTGATATTCACCACAGTGTTGGGTTTGTCCGCCTGCACAACGACTCAGCCTATTCAAAATGTTGAGGCACAGGCAATCACCTCGCCAGTGAGCCGAGAGCAAGTGCGTCAGGCAATTGTTGACGCTGCAGAAAACCGTGGCTGGGTAATTATTGGTGACCAGCAAAATGAGATAACTGCAGCCATTGATGTCCGCACCCACCAGGCGACGGTGCGCATTCCATATTCAAGCAGTGACTATTCCATTATTTACAAGAATTCCATCAATTTGGATCACCGAGGCGATAGGATTCATCGCAACTACAACCACTGGGTGGACAATCTTGACCAGGACATCCGTCGAAATCTCAACGTTATAAGGACTAATCTCTAAACGACATAGAGAAGAGCTGGCCTTGGACTTGCCCCAGCTGAGTGGCCTGAATTCAACAGGTACCGCTCAGTAGGGGAACTTCACCAGGCCCATGGCGCGGGCACGCTCGATTACAGATTACACTCCCAGTGATCGAGCCATCGGCAGCGAACG
This Halomonas huangheensis DNA region includes the following protein-coding sequences:
- a CDS encoding PhoX family protein — translated: MSKAIEDHRLLNPSSNEPFSTVLERHVSRRAVMKGGLGLAAMGALGGFGVSALASSHGMQKSPLALAFESIAGSRTDAIVVPPGYTAQVLIPWGTPLNDSAPEWSEDLAMTPEIQANSVGMHHDGMHAFPLDDASASRRFIMAMNNEYIDEDALWAPQGGPTNMDEGKRPADEARTEINAHGITLVEVEKSDAGVWQHVRNSSFNKRYTSATPMELAGPVAGSDYVVTRYSTDGTMARGTNNNCANGYTPWGTYLTCEENWPDIFIKDEGREIDDDRLGIPTGRGRYGWETAAGDESEVDGEFSRFNATPRGASASEDYRNEPRTFGYIVEIDPYTGARAVKRTALGRFRHEGCWPGKLVEGKPVVFYSGHDSRNEYIYKFVSKAVWNPADAPADGAEADRLAIGARYMDEGTLYVARFDADGSGQWLALTPDATTPDGGTLADALGLAADDHAGIIINTCDAADIMGATPMDRPEWGVVDPESGEVYMTLTNNTDRTEADTDPELKGDGDSIAAPGTGYATAPANAPNPRAANEAGQIIRWREGSDPSSFEWEVFVFGAAASDADNYSGLTESNQFASPDGLCFDQREDGGILWIETDNGYAGVADHTNDQVLAVVPAALQRAEGAAAVVSGDNQQHLKRFCVGPNGCEITGIFPTADRTALFINVQHPGNWPAGDDATQATSGNVRPRAATVVIQKQDGGQIGV
- a CDS encoding DUF4148 domain-containing protein, producing MKHPVLAILIFTTVLGLSACTTTQPIQNVEAQAITSPVSREQVRQAIVDAAENRGWVIIGDQQNEITAAIDVRTHQATVRIPYSSSDYSIIYKNSINLDHRGDRIHRNYNHWVDNLDQDIRRNLNVIRTNL